Proteins from one Cryptomeria japonica chromosome 4, Sugi_1.0, whole genome shotgun sequence genomic window:
- the LOC131029446 gene encoding uncharacterized protein LOC131029446, whose amino-acid sequence MGIVRLRLARVGCTHRPFFRLVATDSAAKRDGRHLEKLGFYDPLVVKEKKKDKKKNKEKDKDDQKDKEKEMSINIERVKYWLSVGAQPTETVQHLLSKAGLSAMDRKGGQRNRYVIDPSTGRPVAPEKNQKNFSDIKDDFSVEQI is encoded by the coding sequence ATGGGTATAGTTCGTCTGCGGTTGGCCAGAGTTGGTTGTACCCATCGTCCATTTTTTCGGTTAGTTGCCACTGATAGCGCAGCAAAACGTGATGGAAGACATTTAGAGAAGTTGGGTTTCTATGATCCATTGGTAGTGAAGGAAAAAaagaaggataaaaagaagaataaagagaagGATAAAGATGACCAGAAGGATAAAGAGAAGGAGATGAGTATCAATATTGAAAGAGTCAAGTACTGGCTCTCTGTTGGGGCTCAGCCCACAGAGACGGTTCAACACCTGCTTTCTAAAGCAGGACTGTCAGCAATGGATCGAAAAGGTGGTCAGCGTAATCGGTATGTCATTGATCCTTCGACAGGCCGGCCTGTGGCTcctgagaaaaatcaaaagaacttTTCTGATATAAAGGATGATTTTTCTGTCGAACAGATATAG